The genome window CCGATCTGTTCGGGTTGCGTGCCTTTGGCAACATCTACAGCCGCATCATGAACCCCACCAACGCGGTGCTCGAGGAGCGCATTGCGGCCCTGGAAGGCGGCGTGGCGGCGCTGTCGGTGTCCAGCGGGCACGCCGCGCAACTGGTGGCCATCCTGAACGTGGCGCAGGCCGGGGACAACATCGTGTCCACGCCCAACCTGTACGGCGGCACGGTCAACCAGTTCCGCGTGACCCTCAGGCGGCTCGGCATCGAGGTCCGCTTTACCGGCAAGGACGAGCGCCCCGAGGAGTTCGCTGCCCTGATTGACGACCAGACCCGCGCCGTGTACCTGGAAACCATCGGCAACCCGGCGCTGAACATTCCCGATTTCGAGGCGATTGCGGCCGTCGCCCACGCACGCGGCGTGGCGGTGTTCGTGGACAACACCTTCGGCGCGGGCGGATACTACTGCCAACCGCTCACACACGGCGCGAACGTAATCGTGGCATCGGCCAGCAAATGGATCGGCGGCCACGGCAACGGCATCGGCGGCGTCATCGTGGACGGCGGCAACTTCGACTGGGGCAACGGGCGCTACCCGCTGATGACCGAGCCCAGCCCCAGCTACCACGGCCTGAAGTTCTGGGACACCTTCGGCGAGGGCAACCCGCTGGGGCTGCCCAATGTCGCCTTCATCACCCGCGCCCGCACCGAGGGCCTGCGTGACCTGGGTACCACGCTGGCCCCGCAGCAGGCATGGCAGTTTATCCAGGGCCTGGAAACGCTGTCGCTGCGGGCCGAAAGGCAGGCACAGAACGCGCAGGCGCTGGCGCAGTGGCTCTCGGCCCACCCCGACGTGACCCGCGTGACCTACCCTGGCCTGGGCAACCACAAGCACTACGACCGTGCCCAGCACTACCTGCCGCGCGGCGCGGGCGGCGTGCTGACCTTTGAACTGTCGGGCGGACGGGAGGCGGGCGAGGCGTTTATCCGCAGCGTGCAGCTCGCGCAGCACGTCGCCAACGTGGGCGACACCCGCACGCTGGTGATTCACCCGGCCAGCACCACCCACAGCCAGCTGGACGTGGAATCACAGACGGCGGCGGGCGTGACGCCGGGGCTGGTGCGCGTGTCGCTGGGCATCGAGCACATCGACGACATTCAGGAGGACTTCGCGCAGGCGCTGGCTGCCGCCCTGGTGGAAGCGCAGGAGGACGCGCCCCGGGAGGAGGTGTGACTGCCCTGCCACGCACCCTGTCTCCCCTGCCGCTGCCCCCCGAAGACTCGCGATGTTGCGATGGTGACCTGAAGGTCAAGACGGCGACGCTGTTCCGCACCGCACCCTTGCTGCTGGACTGCGGGCGGCCCCTGTCGGACGTGCGGGTGGCCTACCACACCTACGGCGAGGCGCAGGAGGAGGCCACGCTGGTGCTACACGCCCTGACCGGCAACAGCGCTGTGCACGAGTGGTGGCCGGATTTTCTGGGCGCGGGGCGGCCCCTGGACCCCACGCGGGACTTTGTCGTCTGTGCCAACGTGCTGGGCGGTTGCGCCGGAACGGACGGCCCGGCCCAGTGGCAGGGAACCGGCCTGGGGGACCTTGCCATTTCTCTGCGCGACATGGCCCGCGTGGGGCGGGCGCTGCTGGAACACCTGGGCGTGCGCCGGGTGCGCGTGATCGGCGCGAGCATGGGCGGGCTGCTGGCCTACGCGTGGCTGCTGGAATGCCCAGATCTGGTGGCGCGGGCCGTGGTGATCGGTGCGCCGGTGCGCCACTCGCCGTGGGCGGTGGGCCTGAACAGCGCCGCCCGCGCCGCCATCCGCGCGGCCCCCGGCGGCGAGGGCCTCAAGGTGGCCCGCCAGATTGCCATGCTGTCGTACCGCAGCCCTGAGAGTCTGGCCCAGACTCAGGCGGGACAGCGCAGGCCGGGGGTTCACGCCGTCACCTCTTATCTGGAGTACCAGGGCGAGAAACTGCTGGCCCGCTTCTGCGAACGCAGCTACGTGGCCCTGACCGGCGCGATGGACAACTTTCAGCCGGGCGACGCCGAGCTGGCCGCCGTCCGCGTGCCGGTGCTGGCGGTGGGCATCTCCAGCGACGTGCTGTACCCGGCGGCCGAGGTCCGGGCCGCGACCGACGCGCTGCCGAATGCCACGTACTGGGAACTGAGCAGCATCCACGGCCACGACGCCTTTCTGATGGATGCGGGCGAGTTGCCACAGCGGGTGGACGCCTTTCTGCGGGGAGAGGCGGAGTTCGGGCTCCACCCCTCTGGGTGATGAGGGGTCAGCCCCACTGCGCCAAGCGGGAGGGGCAATATCTTTTCAGACGCTGCCCCTCCCCTGCCCCAGAACCGCCTTACCGCAGGCTTTTTACACCGGGTGGTGGCCTCCCACGGCGAGAGGGTGCTGCCCGTGCTGGGCAGCGCCTTGCCCAGATCGCGGTCAGTCACAATGCCCACCCGCCGGGTGCCGTCCACCACCGGCAGGCGGCGTTTACCGCAGGATTTCATCGGGTGTGCCGCGTCCAGCAGCGACAGTGAGGACGGCACGACAACGGCGCGGACCCCTGCGACGCCCCCCTCATGTATCCCCCACCGCCCGGAGGCGTGCTTTACTTCCGGCATGCAACTTGTGGATCAGCTGGAGCACACTGACCTCTCACTGGCCTTCACGGGAACGGGTGCGGACTGGCCCGACCGCCTGACCCGTGGCCTGGACGCGGGCGAGGTGCGGCTGGTGTCGCGCGGTGCCGGCGGTGACGCGGCGCTGGCCCTGGCTCCCGCATCCGCGCAGGACGCCCGCGACCTGGGCATGGCGCTGGCGAAACTGGCCCGCGAGCTGAAGGCCGGGACCGTGAAGGTGGCCGCCACGGGCCACGCCGCCCCCCTGGCTGCCGCCGCGCTGGCCGCCGGCTGGCAGGACCGCCGCTATAAGGGCGGGGACAGCCCGAAGGCAGACATGCAGCTTCAGGTGGACGGATTGGACGCTGCCGCCTCGGCACGCCTGCGGGGCATGGCGGCGGGCGTGACGTTTGCCCGCGAACTGGTCAGCGCCCCCGCCAACCACCTCAACCCGGCCAGCATGGCGCGTGAGGCGCAGACGCTCTCCGCGCACGGCGTGGAGGTGGAGGCCTGGGACGGCCCCACCATTGAGGCGCGGGGCATGGGCCTGCTGGCGGCGGTGGCGGCGGGCAGCGTGACCGGCCCTCGCCTGATTCGCCTGACCCTGCCCGCGCGCGGCGAGACAACGCGGGTCATTGCCCTGGTGGGCAAGGGCATCACCTTCGACACCGGGGGCTACAGCCTCAAGACCGGCGCCGGCATGTACGGCATGAAAAACGACATGGGCGGCGCGGGCGCGGTCCTGGGGGCCATGCGCGCCCTGGCCGAGCTGCGCGGCAGCATTCCGGACGGCACCGAGGTCCGCGCCTATGTGGCCGCCGCCGAGAACATGGTGGGGCCGCACGCCATGCGACCCGGCGACGTGTACCGCGCCGCCAACGGCAAGACCGTGGAAGTCACCAACACCGACGCCGAGGGCCGCCTGGTGCTGGCCGACGCCCTGGCTGTGGCCTGCGACGAGGGGGCCACCGAGCTGGTCGATCTGGCGACCCTGACCGGCGTGAAGGTGGCCGCCCTGGGCAACGACATGGCCGCCCTGTTCTGTTCCGACGCGGATCTGGCCGCGCGCCTGAAGGCCGGCGCGGAGGCCGCCGGGGAACTGCTGTGGGAACTGCCGCTGCACCAGCCGTACCTGAAGTCCTACCGCAAGAACACCATCGCGGACCTGAAGAACAGCGACATGGTGCCGGCCGGAGGCAGCATCAAGGCGGCCCTGTTCCTCCAGCAGTTCGTGACCCGTCCGTGGGCGCATCTGGACATCGCCGGCAATGCCGCGAAAGAAGACGTGGCAACCGGCTGGGGCGTGGGCACGCTGGTGGAATACGTGCTGGCCGGCCAGACGCAGGGCTGAGCGCACCGCCGCCGGCCCTACATCGCCGGGTCGAGCTTGCCGCGCAGCAGCAGCCGCATGCGCTGGCCCAGGCGTTTGTAGACCGGGGGCGAGTGGCGCTTGCCGAAGTCGCGGGCGGCCTCCTCGCTGCCCACGTCGTGGCCGTACTGCTGGGTCAGAAAGTAACGGTGGTCCATGGTCCACAGGTACAGGTCCGCCTCGGTGCGGCCCGGAAAGCGGAACATGACGTGGTGCAGGTCCAGGTTTTCCACAATCCGCAGGTACAGGCGGGTGTACCAGCTGAGTACCGCCTCCTCCCAGGTCACGGGCGGCAGGCCCGCACGCTCCGGCTTGCGGTCCAGAAAATACTGGCGGGTGCGGATGTGGTCCAGCAGCTTGTCGTAGCGGCCCGGCGTGGTGAACAGGATCTCGCGGTGGCCCGGCACCAGCATATCGAGCCCGGTGTCCCGCAGGAACTGCGCGTACTCACCCTTGATGATCAGGTCGACCAGGGTGTCGCTTTCCTCGGGCGGCACGGTCACGTTCAGCTCGATGACGTGTGCGTCGATGTACGCCTGCCCCTGACGGCGGGCCACCGAGACGCGGTGGTTGCCGTCCTTGACGAAGTACAGCTCCCCCACCTTGTACACCTGAATGGGCGGCAATTCCTTGCCCTGGAGCTGCGCGCTACGGACACCGATCCAGCGCTCGTCCAGGTGCTTTTCCTTGGGCAGGTAGTGGCGGTCAAATTCGCGGTAGCGGTCCACCGAGCCGATGATCTGGTCCACTTGAATGGCCTGCACGCCTAGGCTGTGTTCACCCAGCGGGGCCAGATGCTTCATCCACTCGAAGGGCAGCAGCTCATTGGGCTGGCGGCGCAAGATCGCCACCAGATCGCGCACGTCGCTCATCAGGCGGGCGCGTTCCACCTCGCCACGCGCCGTGCTGCGGGTCCTGGACATGGTCTGCGGTGAACCGGAGTCTGAAGAAAACATAGGGCTGGCACTCTCCTGGCGCGCGGGGCGCAAGTGGCCGGGGCCTTGAAGCGTCGGGGAATGGAGGAACCCCGGAAACGTACCGCCAGAATACCGCAGCCGCCCGTGAGAGCGGTACGGGCAAGGGTCCCGGCCGCGCCTGCCGGGGAGGTGGCTCAGCCACAACAGGAGTGCGCCTCCAGACGCGGCCCCGGTGACGCGCTAGAATACCCCCATGACCGTCTTCCTTACGCCCACCTAGCGAGAGTCGAGGACGTCCGTTTTGACCCCTACACTCTCAACGCAAGCGGCGCTGCTCCACAGGCTGCCGCAGGAGCCACCCATGACCACCACCGAACCCAACCCCAGCCCGGGTCAGACCCCTCCTGCGGCTCAGGCCGCCGCCGTCCCGGACGCCGTGCTGGAGGCTGAGATCGCCCGCCGCCGGACCTTTGCCATCATCTCGCACCCGGACGCCGGGAAAACCACCATCACCGAAAAGCTGCTGCTGTACGGCGGCGCGATCCTGGAGGCCGGGTCCGTGACGGCCAAGGAAGGGCGCGCCCACACCAAATCCGACTGGATGAGCATCGAGCAGCAGCGCGGGATCTCCATTTCCAGCTCGGCGCTGACTTTCGAGTACGAGGGGCGGCACATTAATCTGCTGGACACCCCCGGCCACCAGGATTTTTCCGAGGACACCTACCGCACCCTGACCGCCGCCGACAGCGCCCTGATGGTGCTGGACGCGGCCCGTGGCGTGCAGATGCAGACCGAGAAACTGTTCGCGGTGTGCCGCAACCGCCACGTGCCGATCCTGACCTTCGTGAACAAGATGGACCGCCCGGCGCTGGACCCCTTTGATCTGCTGCAGCAGCTGGAAAACGTCCTTCAGATCACGGCAGTGCCGCTGACGTGGCCCATCGGCGACGGCCCGGATTTCAAGGGCGTCTACGACCTGCAGACCGGGCAGGTGCTGGCCTTCGAGCGCACCTCCGGCGGCAAGCATCGCGCCCCGATGCAGACGGCAGGCCTGGACGATCCGCGCCTGATCGGGCTGGTAGGCGCCGATCTGGCCGCCAAGCTCAAGGAGGACGTGGAGCTGATCGAGGCCGCCATGCCCGAATTTGATCCGGCGGGCTTCCTGTCGGGTGAACTGACCCCAGTGTTCTTCGGCAGCGCCATGAATAACTTCGGCGTCGAGCATTTCCTGAGCAACTTCGTGGAACTTGCGCCCCCGCCCGGTCCCACCCAGACGACGCTGGGCGAGCGCGACCCGGACGCTCCGTTTGCGGGATTCATCTTCAAGCTCCAGGCCAACATGAGCAAGCACCACCGCGACCGCACGGCCTTCATGCGCGTGATGAGCGGTCATTTCGTGCGTGGTATGGACGTGACCCATACTCGCAGCGGGCGCAAGCTGCGGCTGTCACAGGCGCACACCCTGTTTGCCCAGGACCGCGAGAAGGTGGAAGAGGCCTATCCCGGCGACATCGTGGGGCTGGTCAACCCCGGCGTGTTCCAGATCGGCGACGTGATCAGCCTGGAGGCGAAGGTGGCGCTGCCGGGCTTCCCACGGTTCACCCCTGAGACCTTTGCCACGCTGACCCTCAAGGACGTGGGCAAGCGCAAGGCATTCATGAAGGGCCTGACCCAGCTGGCCGAGGAAGGGGTGGTGCAGGTCTTTTTCCCCACCGATGGGGCGCGTGATCCGTACCTGGGCGCGGTCGGCCCCCTCCAGTTTGAGGTCTTCCAGGCCCGCTTGCAGGAGGAATACGGTGTGGATGTGGAGCTGAACATCACCGGCTATGGGCTGGTGCGCTGGCTGGCTGGGGACGCCGGATCGGTGGCCCGCTTTGCCCGCCATGTTGAGGACGATCAGGGCCGCCCGGTGATGCTGTTCCGCAGCAAGTACGATCTGGAATACACCGCCGAGCAGCACCCGGAGATTGAGTTCCTGCCGTTGCCTAAAGACCTGACACGGGTGTAGTTCGGACACCTGGGCTGAGAGTCTGAGAGTCACGGGCGAATCAGCCGGGTCTACCAGCACACCAACCTGTCGCCACTTCTCGTTTTCCCGACTCTTTGATCAGAGTCTCGGCACACACGGGAAGGTCCCCTGTGGACGCTCACCAACGTAAGTCCTGGCGTGGGCACGATTACGCCTGGACACGCCTGCCCTACAGTCTGCGTTTTCAGGACGGCGCGGTGACGGCCAGCACAGGCTGTCATCCCCTGGAAGACAGCTTTCAGGGACGCGGTCAGGCCATACGGTTCAGAAACATCGACACTGAACCTAAGCATCCCCGCCTCGATCACGCGCTGGGTCTGCGCGAGGATTTCACGACGCTGCTGCCCAGGCCACGCGCTACCCCATGCAGGGCGGGCGGCCCACGATCTATGCCGGGAAGGGCAGGCTGAATTTCAGGGGGCAGTGGCTACCCACCAGGCATTATTCCGGGCCGTACTGGTGTTCGGTGGGCAACGCCACCCCATCGTGTACGGCCTGGGCAATCCGTGCCGCCTGCGGGAAGTCCACCGCCGCGTACCAGCCTTCCTCCAGCCCCTGCGGCGTCTGGCGGTACACGCACAGGCTGGGGCCGTAACTGCACGAGCCCAGGCACCCGCTCTCGGTCAGGCGGATGCTGCCGCCCGTCTTGTAGTACGCCAGTGAGGCGCGTTCCAGGTGATTCCACAGCGCCTTGTACAGCAGCGCTGAGCCGCGTGCCTGACAGTTCGGCCCCTGGCAGACCAGGATGTGACCGGAGGTTTTGAAATACTTGGGGGCCATAACTTTCAATCCTCCGGGATGACCAGCAGGCGGTCTGCATCCCGCACCACTCTTGCGCGCACGCCGTAGGCGGCCAGCAGGTTCCCCGGCGTCAGCACCGTTTCAGGCGGGCCTGCCGACAGCACTTTCCCCTGGTGCAGCAGCAGCAGCCAGTCGGCCCGCGCCGCCAGATTCAGGTCGTGCAGCACGGCCACCACACCCAGGCCACCGGCCACCTCGCAGCGCAGGTAACGGATCACTTCCAGGGCGTAGGCCAGGTCCAGGTGGTTGGTGGGTTCGTCCAGCAGCAGGAAGCGCGGCTGCCCGGCCAGGGCGCGGGCCAGCGCCACCCGCTGCCGCTCGCCGCCGGACAGTTCAGTCACTTTGCGTGCCTCGAAGCGGCGGGTGTCGGTGCGGTCCAGGGCGCTGTCCACCGCCGCCTCGTCCGCGTCGGTCCAGGGACGGGTGGGCAGCAGGCCGAAGCGCCACTCGCCCGCGCCGCGCCCTAATGCCACCACATCGCGGACCCGCGTGGCGTCGGGCAGGCCCTCGCTCTGGGCCAGGTAGGCCAGCGCCCGCGAACGTTCCGGGCGGCTCCAACCCTGCAGCGGACGCCCGAACAGGCACACCTCGCCGGATTCGGGCCTGTTCAGGCCCAGCAGCGCCCGCAGCAGGGTGGACTTGCCCGCGCCGTTGGGACCGATCACCGCCGAGAAGACCCCGGTCTCAAAGCGGGCACTCACCCCACGCACCGCAGGGAAAGTTCCGGCGTGGACATGCAGATTGACGGCCTCCAGGGTGTCGGCGGGTGCAGTGGGGAGCCCTGGAGATTGCGGCAGTGTCCTCATATGTCCTTCTCCCGGCGCAGCAGCCACAGGAAGAAGGGGCCGCCCAGCAGCGTGGTCACGATGCCCACCTGTGACAGCGGCGAGGTGCGGGCCAGCAGGTCCGCGTAGACCAGCAATGCGCCGCCCAGCAGCGCCGAGAGCGGCAGCAGGATGCGGTGACTCGCCCCAAAGGCCAGCCGGACCATGTGCGGCACGATCAATCCCACGAAGCCGATCACGCCCACATAGGCCACCGCCCCGGCCGTGGCGACGCTGGCGGCGATCACCACGATCAGGCGCAGGCGTTCCACCGGCACGCCCAGCGAGCGGGCGGTCAGGTCTCCGAGTTGCAGGGTGTCCAGCGCGCGGGCCAGCAGCAGCAGCACGCCGCAGCCCAGGCCAGCATAGGGCAGCACGGTCAGCACGTCGCGCCAGCCGCTGAAGCCCAGATCGCCCAGGGTGTAGGCCAGCACCTGCCGGGCGCGGTCCTCGCCGCGCAGGATCAGGGCAGTGGTGGCGGCACTCAGGACGCTGCCCACCACCACCCCGGCCAGAATCAGGCGGGTGGGTGGGAAACGGCGGCCCTCACGCGCCAGCGACAGCGTGGCGGCCACCGCCAGCAGCGCCGCAAAGAGCGCCGACACCGGAATCAGAGGGCGCGGCCAGTTCAGCACGATCGCCAGGGTGGCCCCCAGCGCCGAGCCGCTGGCCACGCCCAGCAGGTACGGATCGGCCAGCGGGTTGCGGAACACGCCCTGAAATGCGCCGCCACACACCGACAGGCTGGCCCCCACCAGCACGCCCATCATCACGCGCGGCAGGCGGATCTGCCACACGATCACGTCGTTGCTGCCCAGTTCCGCCCCGGTGAACTGGCTGGCGAGACCGCGCCACAGCGCCCCCAGCACCTCGCCCGGCGCAATGGTCACGCTGCCCAGCCCGGTGCCCAGCACGATGGCCGACAGCAGCAGCAGGAGCAGAAGCAGGGTGCGCGGCCACACCCAGCGCGGTTCAGCAGCCAGGGCAGCAGCCGGCAGCGCCTCAGCGCGCGGGGCGTCCCGCTGCGCGTCACTTCCCATCTCCCCTCACCTCCCCCGTCCTGGCGCGGCAGAACATACGGTGACCTGCACCCTCCACCCGAACGGCCAGGACCTACTTGAACAGTTCCGGATGAATGAGCCTGGCCAGCCCGGCCAGCGCCTGCGGCATGCGCGGGCCCGGGCGCGAGAAGATCGTGTCCAGTTCCTTGGGCAGCGCCATTGCCTTGCCGGCCTTGACCGCCGTCATGCTGCCCCAGCCGGGCCGGGCCGCTGCCACCTTCGCGTCCACGCCCAGAATGAGCTGCGGGTTGGCCTTCACGATGAACTCGGGGTCCACCTTGGGAAAGTCGCCCATGCTGGCCGGAATGATGTTCCGCCCGCCTGCCTTGGTCAGCAGCACGCCCATGAAGGAGTTGGGGCCGATGCTGTACGGCGTGGGATCCACCTCAACGTAGACGCTGGGCTTCTTCACCGCATTCTTGGTCAGAATCTCGGTACGGGCGATGTCGCGGCGCATCTGCGTGACCAGATTTTTGGCCTGTGCTTCCCGGTTGACGATCCGGCCCAGCACCAGGGTCTTGGCAAACACTTCCTCATAGGTTTCGGGATTCACGGCAACCACAGTGATGCCCGCCTGGGTCAGCGGCTCCACAATCTTGCCGTACCTGCTGACCAGCACCAGATCGGGCTTCAGGGCCACAATGGCCTCGATCCTGGGATCGTACAGCCCGCCCATCTTCGGCAGGGTGGTGACCTTCTGCGGGTAGTCGCTGTAATCGTCGACGCCCACCAGCTTGTCGCAGGCCCCAATCGCGCATAGCGTTTCGCTGTCGCTGGGCAGCATGCTCACGATGCGCTTCGGCTCGGCCCTGAGGGTCACCTTGCGGTTCAGGTCATCGGTCAGGGTCAGCGGGTAGGTGGTGGCGGCGGCCAGGCCCGTCAGGGCCAGCGTCAGGGTCAGCGTGCGGGTCAGGATGGGTTTCATGTTGGCTCCTTGGCCTAGCCCCACGCACAGAAAAACCGCCCCGGAACTTGGGGCGGAAAGCAGAAGCGTCCGTCACGGTGGGCCACCCGACACAGAGGGCCACGCACGGGCGTTCCCTCCTTTCCGCGAGAGGTCAGCCGCACGTTCCCGTGGGTGGGAACGTGGACGGGCCAGGTGTTCGGACTCTCCGCCCCCGGAGTCCATCAGAGGGCGGCTTACCGTTGCGCGACAGTGCCGGAATGTGCCTGGAGGCTGAAGTCTCCTGCGGCAGTCACCGGCTTTCCCCACGCCCGTCGGCCCGAGTATACGGCAGGGCACAGGGGCACAGCGAGGCGCGTTGGTTGCGGCCCGGCTCAGGCGCCGCCCCATGACCAGCGGTGACCAGCCCTTCCCTATCTGACGCCGCTGTAGCCGCCTGAGCAGGCCGCGCCGCGCTCGGGGGCCGTCGGTCCCTGCTCGTACTTGTCCAGAAAGGGCTTCAGGCGGGCGTCGTCCGGACTCTCCACCTTGATCTGCGCACCCCAGGCACTCGCGGCGATGGGCGTGTCCATGCCCGCGTAAGGGCTGAGCAGCGTGTAGGGGCGGCCGTCGACCAGGGCCCTGAGTTGCGCCACCCCCGCCGCGTCCAGATCGGGACGGTAGGTGATCCACACGGCGCCGTGTTCTAGGCTGTGCACGGCGTATTCGCGGTACAGCTCCTGGCTGTAGACGCCGCAGTTCTGCCACAGCGCGTTGTGGGCCCCCCCGGCGGGCGGGTTCTCGGCGTACACCAGCGAGCCGCTGCGGTGATCGCCCGCCGCGTAGGTGAAGGTCTGAAGGCCCTCCAGCTTGGTGCTGTTGCCGCAGGCGGTCAGGGTCAGGAGAAGGAAAGAAAACAGGGCGCGTTTCATCGCTGACCAGCATAGCGGCGCCATGTTAAGGATTAATGGCCGCCCTTGACCTCTGCGCCGGTCGGTTCAGGGTCCGGCACAAGACCCGGCGGGCGGCCCCCGCTGAAGCCGCTGCCTCGCAGGTCCACCATCTGCCGGTCCGGCACGATGTCTCCCTTCAGGCCGAGCGAGGCGAGGACCGGCAGAAAGGCCTGCATCACGGGAACCTCGCCGTGAACCAGCCAGACATGGGGGGTTCCAGCCGTCTCCAGAAAGGCCAGCAGATCGTCCTGATCGGCGTGGGCGGAAAAGCCGCCGATGGTGTGGACCCTGGCCCGCACGGCGATGTCCTCGCCCATGATGGGCACCGTCTCGGCCCCGGCCACGATGCGCCCGCCCAGGCTGAGCGGCGACTGGTACGACACGATGATCAGGCTGGTCCCCGGTTTCCACAGGTGGTGGCGCAGGTGGTGCTGGATGCGCCCGCCGGTCATCATGCCGTTGCCTGCCAGGATGACGGCTGGGCCGTCGTAGCGGTTGATGCGCTGCGACTCGTCGCCGGTCAGGACCACGTGCAGCGTGCTGGGCGCAAACGGGTCCTCGCCGGAGCGCAGGGCGTCACGGACCTCCGGGATCAGCTCGTCGCCGAACTCGAAGTACGCGCGGGTGGCGCGGGCGGCCATCGGGGAATCCAGAAACACCGGAATGCGCGGCACCTCGCCGGACTCCATCAGCTTCCGCAGGGTAGAGAGAATGGCCTGCGAACGTTCGATGGCAAAGCTGGGAATCAGGATCTTGCCGCCGGCCCGCACCGCCTGCCGCAGGGCGGCGCTGAACTCGGCCAGGGTGGCGGGCCACGCGCGGTGGCGGCGGTTGGCGTAGGTCGTCTCAAGGACCACCGCGTCGGCCTGCGGCGGGGGCGTGAAGTCGGGTTGCAGACCGCTCTCACGGTGGCCCAGATCGCCGCTCATGAGCAGCCGCCCGTCTGCCGATTCCAGCAGCAGATACGCGCTGCCCAGGATGTGCCCGGCCCGCCCGGGGGTGACGCGCAGGCCCGCCAGCGTGACCGTCTGCCCAAATTCCAGCACCGGGCGCAGCAGGGCCAGGGTTCGGTGAACGTCCTCCTCGTCGTACAGCGGCGGCAGAACCTCCTCCTCGCGGGCCTGCCTGCGGGCGCGGCGCAGGTCCTGGCGGTAGCCCTCCACCTGCAACCGGGCCGAATCCAGCAGCACGGTCCCGGCCAGCGCGGCAGTGGGCGGCGTGCAGTACACCGGCCCCCGGTAGCCCCGGTTCACCAGCAGCGGCAGGCGGCCCACGTGGTCCAGGTGCGCGTGGGTCAGGATCACCGCGTCCAGGTCCGCCGGGTCAAAGGGGTAGGGCTCGTGATTGCGGACCTCCAGCGCCTCGCCGCCCTGAAACAGTCCGCAGTCGATCAGGATGCGCCGCCCGCCGTCCAGGGTCAGCAGGTGCATGCTGCCCGTGACCGTACAGGCCGCGCCGAAACTCTGGAGTCGCATGGGGGATTTTAGCGTGGGGATGGGGGCAGGAAATACTTCTGGTGTCTGCCCTGAACGCTGCCCTAGAACAGTTCGTCCAGCACGCGGTAGTACGCCAGCCTGTCCG of Deinococcus aerolatus contains these proteins:
- a CDS encoding FecCD family ABC transporter permease, which gives rise to MGSDAQRDAPRAEALPAAALAAEPRWVWPRTLLLLLLLLSAIVLGTGLGSVTIAPGEVLGALWRGLASQFTGAELGSNDVIVWQIRLPRVMMGVLVGASLSVCGGAFQGVFRNPLADPYLLGVASGSALGATLAIVLNWPRPLIPVSALFAALLAVAATLSLAREGRRFPPTRLILAGVVVGSVLSAATTALILRGEDRARQVLAYTLGDLGFSGWRDVLTVLPYAGLGCGVLLLLARALDTLQLGDLTARSLGVPVERLRLIVVIAASVATAGAVAYVGVIGFVGLIVPHMVRLAFGASHRILLPLSALLGGALLVYADLLARTSPLSQVGIVTTLLGGPFFLWLLRREKDI
- a CDS encoding ABC transporter substrate-binding protein, translating into MKPILTRTLTLTLALTGLAAATTYPLTLTDDLNRKVTLRAEPKRIVSMLPSDSETLCAIGACDKLVGVDDYSDYPQKVTTLPKMGGLYDPRIEAIVALKPDLVLVSRYGKIVEPLTQAGITVVAVNPETYEEVFAKTLVLGRIVNREAQAKNLVTQMRRDIARTEILTKNAVKKPSVYVEVDPTPYSIGPNSFMGVLLTKAGGRNIIPASMGDFPKVDPEFIVKANPQLILGVDAKVAAARPGWGSMTAVKAGKAMALPKELDTIFSRPGPRMPQALAGLARLIHPELFK
- a CDS encoding DUF3105 domain-containing protein, whose amino-acid sequence is MKRALFSFLLLTLTACGNSTKLEGLQTFTYAAGDHRSGSLVYAENPPAGGAHNALWQNCGVYSQELYREYAVHSLEHGAVWITYRPDLDAAGVAQLRALVDGRPYTLLSPYAGMDTPIAASAWGAQIKVESPDDARLKPFLDKYEQGPTAPERGAACSGGYSGVR
- a CDS encoding MBL fold metallo-hydrolase RNA specificity domain-containing protein is translated as MRLQSFGAACTVTGSMHLLTLDGGRRILIDCGLFQGGEALEVRNHEPYPFDPADLDAVILTHAHLDHVGRLPLLVNRGYRGPVYCTPPTAALAGTVLLDSARLQVEGYRQDLRRARRQAREEEVLPPLYDEEDVHRTLALLRPVLEFGQTVTLAGLRVTPGRAGHILGSAYLLLESADGRLLMSGDLGHRESGLQPDFTPPPQADAVVLETTYANRRHRAWPATLAEFSAALRQAVRAGGKILIPSFAIERSQAILSTLRKLMESGEVPRIPVFLDSPMAARATRAYFEFGDELIPEVRDALRSGEDPFAPSTLHVVLTGDESQRINRYDGPAVILAGNGMMTGGRIQHHLRHHLWKPGTSLIIVSYQSPLSLGGRIVAGAETVPIMGEDIAVRARVHTIGGFSAHADQDDLLAFLETAGTPHVWLVHGEVPVMQAFLPVLASLGLKGDIVPDRQMVDLRGSGFSGGRPPGLVPDPEPTGAEVKGGH